In a genomic window of Methanomassiliicoccales archaeon:
- a CDS encoding NAD(P)/FAD-dependent oxidoreductase yields the protein MKECDFLVVGGGPVGTTFASETASRAKVVIVEEHEEVGLPVQCTGLVTPRVVEMAQAQDTIINQIRGAYFHFPGGETVEVRSREVKAVVIDRAAFDRRRAEFAIDKGAELHLGTRFLSHEQSGCVLVRCRFKGHIQEFKAKLLVGADGYKSNVAHSAGLFPPEDLVRGLQMDLAYREEEQDMLFVYLGREVAPGFFAWRIPCGEMTRVGLCVSMNHKSPMRYLTSLLKRVGLQDKRRVRVISGMIPLGPAPRTYADRLMLIGDAAGQAKPLSGGGLYTGMVAAHCAAETSLICLSRDDYSGRTLSEYQEKWKSLIGKELERGMLLRRAFIRLSDEKLKEIGRILSRPEVESVLNQGDIDYPMELAPYVLRAAPSLLKFTPSFLGTFFYQPRQNSRNERMSSSSGGRDEAG from the coding sequence GTGAAGGAGTGCGATTTCCTAGTGGTTGGCGGAGGGCCAGTAGGCACGACCTTCGCTTCTGAAACTGCCTCCCGAGCCAAGGTGGTCATCGTGGAGGAGCATGAGGAGGTGGGCCTTCCTGTTCAATGCACCGGCTTGGTCACGCCACGGGTGGTGGAGATGGCCCAGGCCCAGGACACAATCATAAATCAGATCAGAGGCGCCTATTTCCATTTTCCTGGCGGCGAGACGGTAGAGGTGCGCTCCCGAGAGGTCAAGGCAGTGGTGATAGATCGAGCTGCCTTCGACCGCCGCAGGGCTGAATTCGCCATTGACAAAGGAGCGGAGCTGCATCTGGGCACGAGGTTCCTTTCGCATGAGCAGAGTGGCTGCGTATTGGTACGCTGCAGATTTAAAGGGCACATTCAGGAGTTCAAGGCCAAGCTGCTCGTGGGGGCGGATGGTTACAAGTCCAATGTGGCTCATTCCGCAGGCCTTTTTCCACCAGAGGATTTGGTAAGAGGACTTCAGATGGATCTAGCATATAGAGAGGAAGAGCAAGATATGCTTTTTGTCTACTTGGGAAGAGAAGTTGCGCCTGGCTTCTTCGCCTGGCGCATACCGTGCGGGGAAATGACGCGTGTGGGCCTGTGCGTTTCCATGAATCATAAGTCTCCCATGAGATACCTCACCAGCTTGCTGAAGCGAGTAGGACTCCAAGATAAGAGAAGGGTGCGAGTCATATCGGGCATGATACCTTTAGGCCCTGCCCCGAGGACATACGCTGATCGCCTAATGCTCATCGGAGACGCGGCAGGACAGGCTAAGCCCCTGAGCGGTGGAGGCTTATATACTGGAATGGTAGCAGCGCATTGCGCCGCTGAGACTTCGTTGATATGCCTCTCTCGGGATGATTACAGCGGAAGGACGCTATCTGAGTATCAAGAGAAGTGGAAAAGCCTCATAGGCAAAGAGCTGGAGAGAGGAATGCTGCTACGTCGCGCCTTCATCAGGCTAAGCGATGAGAAGCTTAAAGAAATTGGGCGCATCCTTTCCCGACCCGAGGTGGAATCTGTGCTTAACCAAGGCGATATCGATTACCCTATGGAACTGGCACCATACGTCCTCCGGGCCGCTCCCTCATTACTTAAATTCACGCCTTCCTTCCTAGGCACTTTCTTCTATCAACCAAGACAGAATTCCAGAAACGAGAGGATGTCTTCTTCAAGCGGGGGCCGAGATGAAGCTGGCTAA
- a CDS encoding ribose 1,5-bisphosphate isomerase, producing MRLSVLSTAAAIRSMEIRGAAEIARKAAEALREEAQSYAGNNPKELWGLLEEAKSSLLASRPTAVSLWNGVQSVFRNVTVDMSVEEIRSKIVSNAEAFIKRSKEAVDLIGRMGARRIRDGDVVLTHCNSKAALSIIIQAHKEGKRIEAFATESRPWRQGLLTVRDLSYAGIKPTLIVDSAVRWLMKDVDLVVVGADTICSNGALINKIGTSQIALAAHEARVPFIVAAETFKFSPRTIYGELVEIEERDSSEVVKPGEVPEDTKILNPVFDATPPDYIDAIVTEVGVVPPYAAYEIIVKELGHEFIFRE from the coding sequence GTGAGATTGAGCGTTTTGAGTACAGCTGCGGCCATAAGGTCTATGGAGATAAGAGGAGCCGCGGAAATTGCCAGGAAGGCGGCTGAGGCTCTGCGAGAGGAAGCCCAATCCTATGCCGGGAACAATCCTAAGGAGCTCTGGGGTCTGCTAGAGGAGGCTAAGTCGTCTCTATTAGCGTCAAGGCCCACCGCGGTATCGCTTTGGAATGGGGTACAGTCGGTATTCAGGAACGTGACAGTGGATATGAGCGTGGAAGAGATACGCTCCAAGATAGTCTCCAATGCCGAGGCATTCATCAAACGCTCCAAGGAGGCTGTGGATCTGATCGGCCGAATGGGGGCGAGGAGGATCCGCGATGGGGACGTGGTGCTGACCCACTGTAACTCCAAGGCGGCCCTCAGCATCATCATCCAAGCGCACAAGGAGGGGAAGAGGATCGAGGCCTTCGCCACCGAGTCCCGCCCTTGGCGACAAGGACTGTTGACTGTCCGCGATCTTTCCTATGCCGGAATCAAGCCTACTCTGATCGTTGACTCCGCCGTTAGGTGGCTCATGAAAGACGTGGATTTGGTGGTGGTGGGAGCCGATACTATATGCTCTAATGGGGCTCTCATCAACAAGATAGGCACGTCTCAGATTGCCCTAGCGGCCCATGAGGCTAGGGTACCTTTTATTGTCGCAGCCGAGACTTTTAAGTTCTCCCCCCGCACCATTTACGGGGAATTGGTGGAGATAGAGGAGAGGGATTCCTCAGAAGTGGTTAAGCCAGGAGAGGTCCCTGAGGACACGAAGATCTTAAACCCTGTGTTCGATGCCACGCCTCCCGACTACATCGACGCCATTGTGACTGAGGTGGGCGTAGTTCCTCCCTATGCCGCCTATGAGATCATCGTCAAGGAATTAGGGCATGAGTTCATATTTCGTGAATGA
- the albA gene encoding DNA-binding protein Alba — protein sequence MIRKGSQGGLGSVAEENTVYIGNKPTMNYVLAVVTQFNNGSNHVTIKARGRAISRAVDVAEIVRHRFIQEVTIKDIKIDTETLKGEGGAQANVSSIEIYMSK from the coding sequence ATGATAAGGAAGGGCAGTCAAGGAGGGCTAGGATCAGTGGCTGAAGAGAATACGGTTTACATCGGGAACAAGCCCACCATGAACTATGTGCTGGCTGTGGTCACCCAGTTCAACAATGGAAGCAATCATGTAACCATAAAGGCTCGAGGGCGTGCCATAAGTCGGGCGGTGGATGTGGCTGAGATAGTGAGGCACCGTTTCATTCAAGAGGTAACCATCAAGGACATCAAAATAGATACTGAGACGCTCAAGGGAGAGGGAGGAGCTCAAGCAAACGTCTCCTCTATCGAGATATATATGAGCAAATGA
- a CDS encoding AMP phosphorylase, with product MKLRAKYIDMDTGELTALLHTTDALELGVREQDRIKLKHENDTVTAIVHTTERYLKPGEVGLLGKAFQYIGPEVGEVLEVLPTGKPESVEYIKKKMDGMELSTAEIRALIQDISSHNLSQVELAAYVTALHINGMNIRETVDLTMAMVETGETIEFDRGPVFDFHSVGGVPGNKVTLLIVPIVAAAGLLIPKTSSRAISSAAGTADIVEVFANVNFDAKRLKSIAESVGGIMAWGGGLNLAPADDIIIRVEYPLGIDPHAQLLASVMSKKKAVGADHLLIDIPMGMGTKVPTMDMAKQYARDFIELGEKLGMRVECAVTYGGQPVGRAIGPALEAREAISILEGAKSPNSVIEKTLTLAGIILEMGGIARGYDRAREILESGKALEKFREIVQAQGGNPSIKSEDIPIGKYSADVLAKKSGYVGAIHNKLLVKIARAAGSPKDKGAGLLISKKAGSKVDAGEPLYTIYADNENKLAEAVALSKKLEPVVVEGMVLARMPGITRFQV from the coding sequence ATGAAGCTTAGGGCGAAATACATTGATATGGACACCGGAGAGCTCACAGCCCTCCTCCACACCACGGACGCGCTGGAGCTGGGGGTCAGGGAGCAGGACCGGATAAAACTCAAGCATGAAAACGACACCGTGACTGCCATTGTGCACACCACTGAGCGATACCTCAAGCCTGGAGAGGTCGGCTTGCTGGGAAAGGCATTCCAATATATCGGCCCTGAGGTGGGAGAGGTCCTGGAGGTGCTCCCTACTGGGAAGCCAGAATCGGTGGAGTACATAAAAAAGAAAATGGACGGCATGGAGCTCAGCACGGCGGAGATACGCGCCCTGATTCAAGACATCTCCTCTCACAATCTTTCACAGGTCGAGCTGGCTGCTTATGTCACCGCTTTGCACATAAACGGGATGAACATCCGCGAAACCGTGGACCTGACCATGGCCATGGTCGAAACGGGTGAGACCATTGAGTTCGATAGAGGCCCAGTCTTCGACTTCCATTCCGTTGGGGGCGTTCCTGGAAATAAAGTCACGCTCCTTATAGTCCCTATAGTGGCGGCGGCGGGACTGCTGATACCTAAGACGTCCTCCCGCGCCATAAGTTCGGCGGCAGGGACTGCGGACATCGTAGAGGTATTCGCCAACGTGAACTTCGACGCCAAGAGGCTCAAGAGCATAGCCGAATCGGTGGGAGGCATAATGGCCTGGGGAGGTGGGTTGAATCTCGCACCAGCTGATGACATAATCATCAGGGTGGAGTATCCTTTAGGAATCGACCCCCACGCTCAGCTCTTGGCCAGCGTAATGTCCAAGAAGAAGGCTGTGGGAGCCGACCACCTGCTCATCGACATCCCCATGGGCATGGGTACCAAGGTCCCCACCATGGATATGGCCAAGCAGTACGCCCGCGATTTCATTGAGCTAGGAGAGAAGCTAGGGATGAGGGTAGAGTGCGCAGTGACGTATGGTGGGCAACCAGTCGGCCGTGCTATAGGACCGGCCTTGGAGGCTCGTGAAGCAATCTCCATATTAGAGGGGGCCAAGTCGCCAAATAGTGTTATAGAGAAGACACTAACACTAGCTGGCATCATCCTCGAGATGGGCGGAATAGCTAGAGGCTACGACCGAGCCAGAGAGATATTGGAATCGGGGAAAGCGCTTGAGAAGTTCCGGGAGATCGTGCAGGCACAAGGAGGCAATCCCTCCATTAAATCAGAGGATATCCCCATAGGGAAGTATAGCGCTGATGTGCTGGCGAAGAAGTCGGGATATGTCGGAGCCATACATAACAAGCTTTTGGTGAAAATCGCCAGGGCTGCAGGCTCCCCTAAGGATAAAGGCGCGGGCTTGCTCATTTCCAAGAAGGCAGGCAGCAAGGTGGACGCGGGAGAGCCTCTCTACACCATTTATGCTGACAATGAGAACAAACTAGCCGAAGCCGTTGCCCTGTCAAAGAAGCTGGAACCAGTGGTGGTGGAAGGAATGGTGCTAGCTCGCATGCCTGGCATTACTCGCTTCCAGGTCTGA
- a CDS encoding RuBisCO large subunit C-terminal-like domain-containing protein, which produces MSKGESMEYSDKYLHLGEKIDLDAHVVCVYKVKTELPMKVAAAAIATEQSTGTWTDISTLDERIFEAYSGKVIDIKKNICTIAFPLDDFSLDIGGVPQTMSVICGNLFGLEALQGVRLEDCIFPKSMIKEFKGPKFGIAGMRKILKRPEKPLVGTIVKPKIGLPPQGYGDYIYEAGMGGLTNGKDDETLTNQKFCPLEERVVAIAEAIDRVKEETGHRMMHAINVTTRGEKVLEVAERAQELGATELMVDVLTAGFAAVQVLAEDPSIKLPIHVHRTFHAAFTRNPDHGVAWSVFAKLSRMCGGDAIHIGTFGVGKMHGEAKEDLASQRACVEKMGSLKPALPVCSGGVHPGLVEKLVKIGGKDLQIQAGGGVSGHPQGVRGGARALSQAVDAASEGIPVKKYAKDHEELRLALEKWMK; this is translated from the coding sequence ATGAGCAAAGGTGAGAGCATGGAATATTCTGATAAGTACCTACATTTGGGAGAAAAAATAGACCTGGACGCGCATGTGGTATGTGTCTACAAGGTAAAGACGGAGCTGCCGATGAAGGTCGCAGCCGCGGCCATCGCCACCGAGCAATCCACAGGCACGTGGACAGACATCAGTACCTTAGACGAGAGGATATTTGAAGCCTACAGCGGGAAGGTTATCGACATCAAGAAGAACATCTGCACCATCGCCTTTCCCCTGGATGACTTCTCATTGGATATCGGAGGCGTGCCCCAGACTATGAGCGTAATATGTGGCAATCTCTTCGGATTAGAGGCTCTTCAGGGGGTGCGTTTGGAAGATTGTATCTTCCCCAAGTCGATGATTAAGGAGTTCAAGGGGCCAAAATTCGGCATCGCCGGAATGAGAAAGATATTAAAACGGCCAGAGAAACCCCTGGTAGGCACAATAGTGAAACCGAAGATCGGACTCCCTCCACAGGGTTACGGTGATTACATCTATGAGGCAGGGATGGGAGGCCTTACCAACGGCAAGGATGACGAGACGCTGACTAATCAGAAGTTCTGTCCATTGGAGGAAAGAGTGGTAGCAATCGCCGAGGCCATAGATCGAGTGAAAGAGGAAACAGGTCATCGAATGATGCATGCCATCAATGTCACCACTAGAGGCGAGAAGGTGCTGGAAGTAGCTGAGAGAGCACAGGAATTAGGGGCGACGGAGCTGATGGTGGACGTCTTGACAGCAGGATTCGCCGCCGTCCAGGTGTTGGCAGAGGATCCTTCCATCAAGCTTCCCATTCATGTGCATCGCACTTTCCATGCCGCATTTACCCGCAACCCAGACCATGGGGTAGCGTGGAGCGTTTTCGCCAAACTATCGCGCATGTGCGGTGGAGATGCAATTCACATAGGAACCTTCGGCGTGGGAAAGATGCACGGTGAGGCAAAGGAGGACCTGGCTTCCCAGAGAGCCTGCGTGGAGAAGATGGGATCGTTGAAGCCTGCACTTCCTGTTTGCTCCGGCGGTGTACATCCTGGGTTGGTAGAGAAACTGGTGAAGATAGGAGGAAAGGACCTCCAAATACAGGCTGGAGGCGGCGTCTCAGGTCATCCTCAAGGGGTGCGCGGAGGAGCACGAGCGCTTTCCCAAGCCGTGGACGCGGCCTCAGAAGGCATACCGGTGAAAAAATACGCCAAAGACCATGAGGAGTTGCGCCTGGCTCTGGAGAAGTGGATGAAATGA
- the fsa gene encoding fructose-6-phosphate aldolase yields MKIFIDTANLEQIKEVDSWGILDGVTTNPTLVAKEKGDFKTIIRRICEIVGGPVSVEAMSAKAEDIVKEARELSRIHDNIVIKIAMTEDGLKATKALSKEGIKVNMTLIFSANQALLAAKAGAAYVSPFVGRLDDVGQNGMELIAEILDIFDNYDFDTEVIVASVRHPIHVEQAARMGAHIATVPYDVLKKMFHHPLTDVGIERFQKDWEKVIKG; encoded by the coding sequence ACGGGGTGACCACCAACCCGACCTTGGTAGCTAAAGAAAAAGGGGATTTTAAGACCATCATCCGCCGCATATGCGAGATCGTGGGAGGCCCGGTGTCAGTTGAGGCTATGAGCGCCAAAGCAGAAGATATCGTAAAAGAGGCCAGAGAGCTCTCGAGGATACACGATAACATCGTCATAAAGATCGCTATGACCGAGGATGGCCTTAAGGCCACCAAGGCTTTGTCCAAAGAAGGAATAAAGGTTAACATGACTCTCATCTTCAGCGCCAACCAGGCGCTGCTGGCCGCCAAAGCGGGAGCAGCCTATGTATCACCCTTTGTCGGCCGTCTTGATGACGTGGGGCAGAATGGCATGGAGCTCATTGCAGAAATATTGGACATTTTCGATAATTATGATTTCGATACTGAGGTCATAGTGGCATCAGTGCGACATCCTATTCATGTGGAACAGGCAGCCAGGATGGGAGCTCACATCGCCACTGTTCCCTATGACGTGCTTAAAAAGATGTTCCATCATCCACTGACCGATGTCGGAATAGAACGTTTCCAGAAAGATTGGGAAAAGGTCATCAAAGGATGA
- a CDS encoding MFS transporter, producing MDGGSKYLRQFDKRIWALFLGRIISATGFSIVIPFLSIYFHYELGVPMTTVGLVFLVSTGAGAIGQILGGEVADRYGRRRIMILAMASRAAIFLGISIIIAMSNDFLSIAALVTCSSFVGSLFEPASNAMVADVVEPSRRLEAYGLMRIGQNVGWTLGPLLGGILALWGYSTLYLLTALCCAAVAMLVALFVRESSRRDLQRRRISLKDIKELRNQATPFLLFSFFSIFLWLVMAQMSSVYSVFAVGKVGISVTEVGYLYALNGIMVVLIQLPIAHYIVRFRMSTVTAAGALIYALGYLSVALAVDFWALAGSMVVITMGEIITSPSSMNLVANMSPESERGRYMGLFGLFTSTGWSLGPSVGGVLYDAFSSKPLLLWGGVASFAIFSALGYLSLKTIISENVDRVGARSRA from the coding sequence ATGGATGGCGGAAGCAAATACCTTAGGCAGTTCGATAAAAGGATATGGGCGCTGTTCTTAGGCCGTATTATATCTGCCACCGGCTTCTCCATTGTGATTCCTTTTCTGAGCATATACTTCCATTACGAGCTGGGCGTGCCCATGACCACGGTGGGGCTAGTATTCTTAGTATCCACGGGAGCTGGTGCCATTGGCCAGATATTGGGAGGAGAGGTGGCGGACCGCTATGGACGCAGAAGGATTATGATACTGGCCATGGCCTCTCGCGCCGCCATCTTTCTAGGCATAAGCATCATCATCGCGATGAGTAATGATTTTCTTAGCATCGCGGCCCTGGTTACCTGCTCCTCCTTTGTTGGCTCACTCTTCGAGCCGGCTAGCAATGCCATGGTGGCCGATGTGGTGGAGCCGAGCAGGAGATTGGAGGCCTACGGCCTCATGCGTATCGGTCAGAACGTGGGATGGACACTAGGCCCTCTTCTCGGAGGGATCCTCGCTCTTTGGGGATACAGTACCCTTTATCTGCTCACTGCCCTTTGCTGCGCCGCGGTGGCCATGCTGGTGGCCCTTTTTGTTAGGGAATCTTCCCGTCGCGATCTGCAGCGCAGGCGCATATCCTTGAAGGACATCAAGGAGCTCAGGAATCAGGCCACTCCTTTCCTGCTCTTCAGCTTCTTCTCCATATTCCTATGGCTGGTCATGGCTCAGATGTCCTCCGTGTATTCGGTTTTCGCTGTGGGAAAGGTAGGCATATCTGTAACGGAAGTGGGCTATCTCTATGCCCTCAACGGTATAATGGTAGTACTCATCCAGCTGCCCATAGCCCATTATATTGTGCGCTTCCGCATGAGCACCGTGACAGCGGCAGGAGCCCTCATTTATGCCTTAGGATACCTCTCCGTGGCCTTGGCTGTGGACTTCTGGGCCTTAGCAGGCAGCATGGTGGTCATAACCATGGGTGAGATCATAACCTCACCTTCCTCGATGAATCTGGTAGCTAATATGTCCCCCGAAAGTGAGAGGGGCAGATACATGGGCCTTTTCGGCCTTTTCACCTCCACAGGATGGTCATTAGGACCGTCGGTGGGAGGCGTTCTCTATGATGCCTTCAGCTCGAAACCCCTTTTACTGTGGGGAGGAGTGGCATCTTTCGCCATATTTAGCGCTCTAGGATACCTGTCTCTCAAAACCATAATCAGTGAGAACGTGGACAGGGTAGGGGCCCGTAGCCGGGCCTAG
- the polX gene encoding DNA polymerase/3'-5' exonuclease PolX, whose product MRNSEVAAVLYEVADLLELKGVPFKPNAYRRAARSVETLKQELMEYRKSHNLRDIPGVGEAIAKKIEELLDTGKLRYLEELREELPPGLLQIMRVPDIGPKTAMTLYRELRISSLEELKQAAESHRIRELKGFGPKSEERILQGLLLMRRRSGRMLLGYAYPMAERIREHITSTAGTRLVSLGGSLRRMKETIGDIDLLAATDQPDKVMDAFASFPEVEEVVERGPTKSVVRLKDGTQVDLRVVKEREFGAALQYFTGSKEHNVALRSLAIDKGMKLNEYGLFSKGGELVASEREEDIYRALGLEIMAPELRENRGEIEAAMYGRLPRIIELREIKGDFHVHSLASDGSASIEEIAYACKRKGYEYVGITDHSQSLKVANGLSVERLRSNIDVAHNVSQRVEGVKILIGAEVDILENGDPDYPEDVMKELDYVIGAVHSRFKMGEREMTERVVRALSSGWMDILAHPTGRLLEQREPYAIDMEKVLDAAKENEVCLELNADPNRLDLSDLNCMKARERGVMIAIGTDAHSLSQLDNMVYGVATARRGWLESKHLLNSLGVQDLVEIFSK is encoded by the coding sequence ATGCGGAATTCCGAGGTGGCCGCGGTCCTGTATGAGGTGGCGGATCTTCTGGAGCTGAAGGGGGTTCCCTTCAAGCCTAATGCATACCGTAGGGCAGCCCGCAGTGTTGAGACCCTCAAGCAAGAGCTGATGGAATATCGCAAGAGCCATAACCTAAGGGACATACCAGGGGTGGGAGAGGCCATCGCCAAGAAGATAGAGGAGCTTCTGGATACTGGCAAATTACGATATTTGGAAGAGCTTAGGGAAGAGTTGCCACCAGGCCTCCTGCAGATCATGCGCGTGCCTGACATAGGGCCTAAGACGGCAATGACGCTGTACCGCGAGCTCAGGATCTCCTCTCTTGAAGAATTGAAGCAGGCGGCAGAATCACATAGGATAAGGGAATTGAAAGGATTTGGTCCTAAATCCGAGGAGCGCATTCTTCAAGGCTTGTTACTAATGAGAAGAAGGAGCGGCCGGATGCTCTTGGGCTATGCATATCCTATGGCGGAGAGGATAAGGGAGCATATCACCAGCACCGCCGGAACAAGGCTCGTCAGCCTTGGCGGATCTTTGCGCAGGATGAAGGAGACCATTGGTGACATAGATCTGCTTGCGGCAACGGACCAGCCTGATAAGGTGATGGATGCCTTCGCTTCCTTCCCAGAGGTAGAAGAGGTGGTGGAGAGGGGCCCGACAAAATCAGTGGTAAGGCTAAAGGACGGCACGCAGGTGGATTTGAGAGTAGTGAAGGAGCGGGAGTTCGGAGCGGCCCTTCAGTATTTTACTGGCAGTAAGGAGCATAACGTTGCCTTACGCTCCTTAGCCATTGATAAGGGGATGAAGTTGAATGAATACGGTCTTTTCAGCAAGGGTGGCGAGCTTGTGGCCAGCGAGCGAGAGGAGGATATATATCGCGCCCTAGGGCTGGAGATCATGGCACCAGAGCTGCGAGAGAACAGAGGAGAAATTGAGGCCGCGATGTACGGCCGCCTGCCCCGGATAATAGAGCTAAGAGAGATCAAAGGTGATTTTCACGTGCATTCTCTAGCTAGTGATGGCTCAGCCAGCATAGAGGAGATCGCTTACGCCTGCAAGAGAAAAGGGTATGAATATGTGGGAATCACGGACCACTCTCAAAGCCTGAAGGTGGCCAATGGACTTAGCGTCGAGAGGCTCCGGAGCAATATCGACGTCGCACATAATGTATCGCAGCGGGTGGAGGGAGTCAAAATACTGATCGGGGCGGAGGTGGACATACTGGAAAATGGTGATCCTGATTATCCTGAGGATGTGATGAAGGAACTGGATTATGTCATTGGAGCCGTGCACTCCAGATTCAAGATGGGAGAGAGGGAGATGACAGAGCGAGTAGTAAGGGCTCTATCGAGCGGCTGGATGGATATATTGGCACACCCCACAGGCCGCCTGCTCGAGCAGAGGGAGCCTTATGCCATTGACATGGAGAAGGTCCTAGATGCCGCTAAGGAGAATGAAGTCTGCTTAGAACTGAATGCCGACCCCAATCGACTCGACCTTAGCGACTTAAACTGCATGAAGGCTCGAGAGAGAGGTGTCATGATCGCCATAGGCACAGATGCGCATTCCCTTTCCCAATTGGACAACATGGTGTATGGTGTGGCAACAGCTAGAAGAGGATGGCTGGAATCCAAGCATCTGCTGAACTCTCTTGGCGTGCAGGATCTGGTCGAAATTTTCAGCAAATAA
- a CDS encoding class I SAM-dependent methyltransferase family protein: MKLAKVPKERAERVRRRIAALGALRRDYRIYEEGGYVLIPVEEKRLQGMDTLLDLEIVEGEPCPRPYYVPPSEQVRRMLTLPTELEKHLPQKWELLGDVLIIRIPEELYHMKGEIAQAYAKVLRARTVCHERGPISGLHRTPDLEVIWGEGTETVHKENGIFYKLDTARIMFSSGNFPEKERMSRLDCRGETVVDMFAGIGYFTLPLAKHARALKVVACEINPLAHRYLLENVRLNGLQGVVEPFLGDNRDLPGEGFAHRVVMGYLGTTHEFLPKAFSLVRAGGIIHYHETCPIDQWPHRPLRRIEEAAEGRDWEIIYKGEVKSFAPSISHYVLDIKVRG, from the coding sequence ATGAAGCTGGCTAAAGTCCCTAAAGAGAGGGCGGAGAGGGTGCGCAGGCGCATTGCTGCACTAGGCGCGCTGCGCCGGGATTACCGCATTTACGAGGAAGGCGGATATGTTCTCATTCCAGTGGAAGAGAAGAGGTTGCAAGGCATGGATACGCTCCTCGACCTGGAAATAGTGGAGGGTGAGCCATGCCCCCGGCCTTATTACGTTCCTCCAAGCGAGCAGGTGCGAAGGATGCTGACCCTGCCTACAGAACTGGAGAAGCATCTGCCTCAGAAATGGGAGCTTTTAGGCGATGTGCTGATAATTCGCATTCCTGAGGAGCTTTACCATATGAAAGGCGAGATCGCGCAGGCTTACGCCAAAGTGCTTCGTGCACGCACTGTCTGCCATGAGCGAGGACCTATATCAGGCCTGCATCGCACTCCCGACCTGGAGGTGATATGGGGTGAGGGCACAGAAACAGTGCATAAGGAGAACGGCATATTTTATAAGCTGGATACGGCAAGGATAATGTTCTCTTCAGGCAATTTCCCGGAGAAGGAGAGAATGTCCCGACTAGATTGCCGAGGGGAGACGGTAGTGGACATGTTCGCGGGCATAGGATACTTCACTCTTCCCTTGGCGAAGCATGCTCGCGCCCTGAAGGTGGTGGCCTGCGAGATAAACCCCTTAGCCCACAGATACCTGCTGGAGAACGTGCGGCTGAATGGATTGCAGGGAGTGGTGGAACCTTTCCTAGGGGACAACCGCGACCTACCCGGGGAGGGATTCGCCCATCGAGTGGTGATGGGCTATCTGGGGACCACTCACGAATTCCTGCCCAAAGCCTTCTCGTTAGTCAGGGCAGGAGGTATAATCCACTATCATGAGACCTGCCCCATAGACCAATGGCCACATCGCCCCCTGCGACGCATCGAGGAGGCTGCAGAGGGGCGAGATTGGGAAATCATCTACAAAGGAGAGGTCAAGTCCTTCGCCCCCTCCATATCCCATTATGTCCTGGACATAAAGGTACGAGGTTGA
- a CDS encoding DUF835 domain-containing protein, whose protein sequence is MCIGRLLLSMKGDAMAQRNSYAEAYIKGYEDGLREAWEEFLSLTSKGFNSREMQILVKGQRMAIKEKVENKRRRMPAEADLLEQADLESKPSPKTPQEPRLEARPANLYLIKDRDLNGPMDHLKRHLASGGKALCILRTPPDSVRQRFGVDCQTVWLTKTEVLRQEEGLTCELVSPTDLPRLNTMIKTFLSENKGGHIILEGMEYLITQNDFKNVLKFIQGVRDQVILAKGMMMIPVDPGALEERELKALEREVA, encoded by the coding sequence TTGTGTATTGGCAGGTTGCTTCTCTCCATGAAGGGGGATGCCATGGCACAGCGGAATTCCTATGCGGAAGCCTACATCAAAGGCTATGAGGATGGCCTTAGGGAGGCCTGGGAGGAGTTCCTCTCTTTGACCAGTAAGGGATTCAACAGCAGAGAAATGCAGATTCTTGTCAAAGGGCAGCGCATGGCGATAAAAGAGAAGGTGGAGAATAAAAGACGCCGGATGCCAGCTGAGGCGGACCTCTTGGAACAAGCCGATTTAGAAAGCAAACCCTCTCCCAAAACACCGCAAGAACCTAGGTTGGAAGCGAGACCCGCTAACCTCTATTTAATAAAGGACCGCGATCTGAACGGACCCATGGACCATCTTAAGAGACATTTGGCCTCGGGGGGGAAGGCCCTCTGCATCCTTCGCACTCCTCCAGATTCGGTGCGCCAACGCTTTGGCGTGGATTGTCAGACGGTCTGGCTAACCAAGACGGAGGTTTTGAGGCAGGAAGAAGGACTGACATGTGAGCTCGTTTCCCCCACGGACCTCCCACGCCTTAACACCATGATAAAGACCTTTCTGAGCGAGAACAAGGGAGGACACATAATCCTAGAGGGTATGGAATATCTTATCACGCAAAACGATTTCAAGAATGTGCTAAAATTCATCCAGGGAGTGCGTGATCAAGTAATACTAGCCAAAGGAATGATGATGATCCCAGTGGATCCTGGAGCTCTGGAGGAGCGAGAGCTCAAGGCCTTGGAGCGCGAGGTCGCTTAA